ACTCTTGCCACCGACCATGGCATCGTCGTCGCAGAGAAACCACAGGGCAATGAGGGGGTCCCGGGTCACATCAATGAGACGCGTAGCTGCACCGTGGTGACGCATCTTGGCCAGAATCTCCCAGTCGCCCATGTGTTGAGCACCGTCGGCACCGATGATCCGAGCCTCGTTGATCATCGCCGTCTCATGCTTCACTACCTCAGCAGGTGTCATTCCGGCTCTGGCGGCCTTCGACTGGAGCCGCCAGCTGATGTCGGCCTGGCCACGCCATACCACGCCTCCGGTGGGGCCGATCAGAGCGATTCCGTTGATCGCGGTGAGAACGTCCCGAGCGGCCTGCACCTTCGTCTTCCTTCTCGCGCGCGGGATGCCGGCTTTCTTGATGGTGGTGGATTCGTACGTCATCCAGTCTGGCCAGGGATCTGTCATAGCCTGGATGCTCCCACGATCTGAGCGATTTAGAGGCGTTTCATGATTGAGAGGTGTTCTCAGCAGGACTTTCGCCGGGTGTCGTGTTGTAGGTGGAGCAGGTTGAGGGCTGCGGTGGTGATCTCGGTGATGTGTGTCGGGTCTAGCCTCGATCTTTCATCGGGCTCATGAGGTGGGTCGTTTGGGCGTCAGGGCGCCTGCTCGGGTGTGATTCTGCCTTGTGGGTATGACAGATGGTCCCGTGTCGTCGGGTTGGGCGCCGGTTCCAGGTCCGGGTGGTCGCGCGGGGGTCGTTGAGTCAAGGGTGTGCTGGCGCTCAGCCGGGTGCGGGTCGGGCTCGCAGGGCTTGGACTGCTTGAGCGGCCAGCGCTGCCCAGGGCGCTCGGTTGGAGAGGCGGAGCCAGGTGCGCCGGCCGGTGCGGGCGATGACGGCGGGGATGGTGAACAGGCGTAGGCGCAGGCGTTTGGGTTCCCAGCGGCGGGCCTGGTGGTCGGTGAGGGCGAGCATGCCCATCCAGGCCAGGAGGTCATTGGCGAGGGCGACGATCGCGCACCAGATCTGATTCTGGGCGAAGGCCTTGAGGGGGAGGTTGCGCAGACCGGTGTCCTTGGCGATGCGGATGCGGTCTTCACATCTGGCGCGGCGGCGGTGGCGCAGCTCGAGGTCAGCGAGCTGACCGGCGGGCGTGTTCGTCACGAACGCGGTGATGCGCATCCCGTCAACGTCCTCGAAGCGCAGCTGGGCCCCGGGGTGGGGTCGTTCCTTGCGAACGATGACGCGCATGCCTGCCGGCCAGGCGGTCAGGTCCATCAGGTCGGTGAGCTCAGCGATCCAGGCGCCGTCACGGACCTCGTCGTGAGCGTCCAGGGCCGGGGCCCAGACGGTCTCGGGGATGCGGGCCAGCAGGTCGGGGGTGTTGCCAGGCAGCGTGAACCCGACCGAGTAGCCCAGGCGGTGGGTCGTGAGCCATTCGATGAGGGTTTTGGTTCCGCCTGCGCCGTCGGTGCGGACCAGGATCTTCTTACTGCCCCGCGTCCGCCCGCCATGACCAGGGAGCTGAGCCAGAGCATCTCGGAGAACCGCGATGTGATCGGCGGCGGTGTTCGACCCGGCATTGCCCGGCCGCAGCATGATCGCCAGCGGTTCCCCGGTCCCGGCGCCGCCGTGGTCGACGAACGCGCACAGGGGATGGAACCCGAACCCGCGCTTGAACGTCGGCGCCGCGTTCTCCTTCTCCGAATGCGCCGTGACCAGCGTCGCGTCGAGGTCGATGACCAGAGGGTCCACCGCGCTGGCGCCCGCGTCGGGGGCGCGCTCACCAGCCAGGCGCCAGGCCGCCGAACGGGCCGCAGCTCGGGCGGTGTTGATCGCCGCCAACGCTGCCGGGGCATCAGCGGCCAACGCCGCGATCGTGCGCGAAACCGTCGGATCCGAGGCGACCGCGCCATAGACACCGGGCTCGGCGCGCAGCACCGCGACGTCCGCCAACGCGTCCCCACCCAACGCCAGGGCGACCGCCAGGTCCACGATCACCTTGCCCGGGTCGTGGAACGCCGTCGGCTTACGCCACCGCGCCAAGCCCGTCGACAACGCCCGATCCAGACCCGTCGCCCGGACCGTCTCGGTCAACAGCACCCCACCAGCCTGACCAACCGCGGACGTCGCCGACGTGACGATGTTCAGACGGGGATACGCGACGGTAGTCTTCACCTTGAAGGTGCTCCTCGAACTAGTCAGAATCGGTCCTCAACAAACCGTATTCTTCCAGGTCAGGAGCACTTTCTTGCGTCATGACACCTACTGAGACCCACCCCGCCATGAAAGCCCGAGGCTAGGGTGACCAGACGTAGGGCTCGCCAGGCGTTCTTGATCAGGGCGTTGGCGCGTTCGGAGACCAGGCGTAGTGAGGTCAGAGTCTTGTCGTGGGTCACGTTGTGAAGGTGGGCGTTCTTCTTCGGCCGCAGCGGGTGCTAGATGTTCTGTGTCATGAGGTTGGTGACACGATGTCCGCTGTCCACGGACAACAAGTTGCAAACCCTCTCGCGTGTCCTGGCCTCAGGCGGGGTGGGTGTCGTGGGTGAGGTGGCGGTAGATGGTGCCGCGGGAGACGCCGAACGTGTCCGCGATCTGCTGCACGGTGTAGGTCTTCTCCTCATACATCGCCCGGGCCTGGCGCGCCTTGGTCGCGGTCATCTTGACCCGGCCACCACCCACGCGCCCTCGAGCACGAGCTGCTGCCAGGCCGTCTTGGGTGCGCTCGACGATCAGGTCGTGCTCGAACTCGGCGATCGCCGCGAGCATGTGGAAGAACAACCGCCCACCAGGAGTCGTCGTGTCGATCCCCTGCGACAAAGCCTTGAGCCCAACACCTCGGAGCTCCAGGCCGTCGGCGACCTCTTTGAGGTTGCGCACCGAGCGACCCAGCCGGTCGAGCTTGGTCACCACAAGGGTGTCGCCACCACGCAGATACGCCAGAGCATCATCCAGTGCGGGTCGCTTCGCCAAGACACCCGAAGCGTGTTCGACGAAAACCTTCTCGCACCCACCAGCACGCAGCTGGTCCAGCTGACCGTCCAGAATCTGATCCCGGGTCGAGACGCGTGCGTATCCGATCGAAGCCATCCCACGACTGTACCGTGAACGTGCCTCACGGCACATAGGTCTCGGACACGACCCATGGAACACGACACGCCGATCCGAAGCCCGAGCGGCGGGAATGTCTCGTGAACGGTCATTCACGGACGGTGGGCGTAGCCAAGCCAACGTCATGACACAGAACACCTAGGCCCCAGGGCACGACGCCAACTGCAGCCAGCCACAGACCTGGTGCCAGCGAGACGCAAAGGATCCCTGCCGCCGCGGCGAGGGCGCTCGCCCGAACCGGTCGATCACCCGTCTGCCGAAGAGTCGACCGACTGCCATGAACAGCCCGAAGCCCGAGTAGACGATCGCGTCGATCGACTCGCTGAGACCGAAGCCGTCGACGACGATGAGCGGCAGCCAGTCACTGGCGGACCCTTCCGCCAGCGCCATGCCCAGGATGATCGCTTCGAGAGCGACAAGCCTTGCATCGACCCACAGCCAACGCCGCGCACGCCCCGCGCCAGGCAACGGGGCGGCGAGCCTGCGGAAGGCAACCGTGCCAGCTCGTCAGGTCGCCGGGGTCGTAGCGTTCCAGGATCTCGTGTAGACATCGCCCGGAGGCACTGTTCTGACGACGGCGTTGACCGACCAGGCACCGTGACGAGCAGATCGTCCATGAGCCCCGAGAGTTCGTCGGACGGAAGGTAGCGCCGACACAGCAGCTCATAGATAACCTTGTCGCGAGCGAGCTCGTGGGCGGCGAATCGCGTGATGATCTCCTCACAATTTCAGGTCCGATCACAAATATGGGAACCCAAGCGGTAGCTGCGGGCACTTAACAGGTGTGACACGTACTCCTCCTCCCACAGTCCTCGCACCCCTGCCGGTCCGCGATTCTCTAGAGTCGAGTGTGATGCCTGACGAATCTGCTCCGGGTCCGATGCAGGTCCAAACTGATGTCGAGCTCTGGCGAGCGGTCATCGATGGCGACTCTGACTCCTTCGCGATCATCTACGACCGGCACTGTGATGCAGCCCACCGCTACCTGGCGCGTCGTGTCTCATCGCGCGAGCTGTCCGAGGATCTTCTGTCGATCGTCTTCCTAGAAGCCTGGCGTTCCCGCGCTACTGCGCGCCTCGACTCGGGAAGTGCTCGGCCATGGATCTTAGGAATCGCTCGGATGACGCTCCGGCGCAAGGCGCGTTCGGAAATCAGGCGTCGCCGCGCGATGGATCGCGTCCCGCAGGAACCGCCGCAGCCTGATCACGCGGACGATGTCATCGAAGTGCTCGATCGACGCGCCGAGGCGACCCGGGTCCAGGCAGCGTTCAGAGCACTCCGGCAGGCGGACCAGGACGTCATCGAGACGTGTCTGTGGCAGGGCCTCGACTACGTGTCGGCCGCCACCGTTTTGAACATCCCTGTTGGCACGGTCAAGAGCAGACTCTCTCGCGCCCGCGCACGACTCATTGCACGACTCGACGAACTGGACAAGGAGCAACGATGACTATCCGCCATGACAACGGACCCGCCGTCAGCCCGCTTAGCGATAGCCGCCGAGCCGCGGTACGCAGCGAGCTGCTCAGGGCGATCGGCAACTCACCCGACCCGCGCTCGTCCAGAGCGCGCGCAGCTCTAGTCACCGCAGCGCTCGCGACGGTTGTAGCGGCAGCCCTCGTTGCCGGCCCTTCCCTACTTGCAGGGAACGAACCTGCAAGCAGTCCGATCGTTCTTGCCGCAGCCGAAGGGCGAATCCCGTTGTCAACCGCGCCGTGCTCGGGCCCGCAGGTCGCCGACGCGTCGCAGCTCCGCGGCGCTACCTACCTGATCAACGACTCGCCCATAGCGCTCAGCGAGGTGTGGGCAAGCATCGACGAGTGCCCCGTCGCCCTGCCATTGGCGACCTTCGTCGAGGCGACCGGCAACGAGGACGACTCCGTACTGACGCTCTGGGGACCGGACGCCAAAGCCGGGGTCGCCAGCGTCGAGGCGTTCGAAGGCGCCTACACGACCGTTCTGCCGGGCTCTCGAACCGACGCCTGGGTCGTCGAGTTCCCTTGGGGCGCCTGGGTGCAGTGGTCGGACGACACCGGCGACTACATACTTACCGCATCGGGTATCGAAGCAGACACGGCGACCGCGGCTGCCGCCGCATACTCCGAAACGAGGAGTCAAGAATCGATTCACGCAATCCTGCCTGACCTCCAGCTCGTGCCCGCAGCCGAACTGCCGGCGCGCAACACAAGATGGACGGCCGTCTACGGCAACTCCGACCCGAGACCGGGAGATGACACTCCCTGGTTGAGTCTCGAAGTGACAGCGGGCGAACTCCCCGCAACCGCACTGGCAAGCCTCCAGCCGATCCCCGCAACCGGCCTCACACTCCGCGAGCCAACGACGAGCGACGTACACACAGGGGACAACGGTGGATTCCGATACGCACGATGGACCACAGCAACGGGAGCCCATGTCCAGCTCATCGGGAACCTCACAATCGACGAACTCCGCGGCCTCGCCATGCAGGTCCAAGCCGTCCTGCCCGCCGACCCGAGGATCGACGGGAAGCAAATCCTGTCTCCGCCGGCTACCGTCCAGACACTCTAGCTACGCCAGGCAAACGGGGCTTGACCCCTGATCGTGGACACGCAGGTGGTTTCACGCGGCGAGAGCCAGCGTAGTTGTGTGGTGGGCGTTCTCGTAGTCGGCGGGGCTGAGGTAGGCGCAGGTCGAGTGCCGTCGGCGAGTGTTGTAGCGGATGATCCACGCGAAGACCTCGAGGCGTGCTGTCGCTGCGTCAGGCCAGCCGTGAGCGCCGGCGAGGGTCTCGCGTTTGAGGGAGGCGTTGAACGACTCGGCCCTCGCGTTGTCTGCGCTCGTGCCGACCTTGCCCATTGAGCGTTGGACGCCCAGGGGTTCACATAACGTGGCGTAGTCCTTGGATGCATACTGGGCGCCGTGGTCGCTGTGGAAGATCGCGCCGGCCAGCGTGCCGCGCTGGCGAGCAGCGGCCAGGAGAGCGTCGGCGACCAGGTCGGTGCGCATGTGGTCAGCGATCGACCACCCGAACAGGCGGCGTGAGAAGCAGTCGATGACGGTGGCCAGGTAGAGGAAACCGTCATCGGCGCAGGGCAGGTAGGTGATGTCCCCGACGTACCGGGTGTTCGGCCCGGTCGCGGTGAAGTCGCGTTCGAGCAGGTCAGGGACGAGCTGGTCGTCCGGTGCGCTGATCGTGGTGCGCACCCGCCGGCGCAGCCTGGTCCCTGCGATGGCGCGGGCGCGCATCATGCGGGCCACGCGCTTGTGATTGACCCGCTCGTGCGCACCTGCTCCGTCGTTGAGCTCGGCAGTGATCCGCGGGGCCCCGTAGGCGCCGTCCCTGGCGTGCACGGCCGCGACCCGCGCCGCCAGGTCCGCGTCCGCTCGGGCACATTCCTGGCGCGCCGGGGCAGCTTTGGACCAGGCGTAGAACGACGAACGTGAGACCTCCACGACCTCGCACAACCGCAACACCCGCGAAGGTGTCTTGGTGGTCGGCAACGAACTCCGAAGCGGCTCACCAGTTCGTCTCCCCGGCGAAATACTTCGCCGCCGCGCGCAGAATATCCCGTTCGGTGTTCAGCTTGCGCTCAGAATCTTCCAGATCCCTCACGCGTGCCCGCAGCCGAGCCAGCTCCTGCTCCTGCTCCGGAGTTTCATCGCCAGGCGGGGCCGGCGTGCGCGAGCGGGACTACCCGCGGATTGCTACCCCCGCGGCCTTCAACCAGTTCGACAGGGTCGTGTCCATGATCCCCAGATCCGCCGCGATCCCTGCGACCGTCGCCGTGGGCGTCGACCGATACAGCTCGACAGCGTCGCGCCGGAACTCCTCTGAGTACGTCTTCCTTGCCATGATCAGATCTTCTCGCTTCCTCCAGGCAGAGCCCGAATTCAGCGTGTCCACGATCAGGGGTCAAGGCCCGACCACGACGCACACTCGAAGGAAACACCCCCGCACACGCCCTCGAGCAACTACTGTCGAACCCACCGAAACCCCTCATTGCGACGACCCTTTGAGACCGCCCATGGGCCGCAGGACGTCTCATGTCGGCTCTTCGGACTTCCGGTGGGGGTGGCGACGCGCCGGCGAGCGTGGTGCTGGGTGATGTAGGTCGAGGTCCCCGAGGATCAGTAGCGACCAAGCAACCTGTTCTGAACGAGGACCTCGACCTACATCACCCAGCAACCCGTCTCACCGGCGCGTCGCCACTCCCACCGCATCTGCGAAGAGCCTGTTGTGCCGAAGTGTCGCGATCCGCCAGGGCGTCAACCAGAACGCTGCGACACCAGTCACGAGGAGCCCGACGCTTAGCCTCCAGGAGGCCATGGGGTCAGGGCCGTGGGCAGTGAACTCCCACCACCAATATGTGCCTCCTGAAGAGTCGTATCCCCAGTAGATCAAGATGCACAGTACGAGGCACGGCCCCACCCAACAGAACCGCCAGCCCAGCAAACGCCCTGAGAGCAAGGCCAGGCCGAACCAGGCGATGAGTGCTCGGGCGGTTGTCGGCACCGTTGCGGAGCCAGACGCAAAAGCGCTAGCGCCAATCATTAGAGTGCTCCCGCCGAGGAACAACAAGGTGAGTCCCCTGACCTCCATGCGGCGCAGAGCGTGTCCGGCAGCGTCCTCAAGCGCGGCCAGCTGGCTCGTCAGAACCAGCGCCGGGAGCATTCCCGGCGCGACAGACAGGAGCCTCGAGAAAGAGATTGTGGTACCGCCTGCAGATGCGCTTGGCGCGCCGACTTCCACCCCACCGAAGAATGCGGCCAGAAGGCAGACGGCGGTCACCAGCCCTATGAGCGTCGGCACATGACGCGTTCGGGCAAAGACTATTGTCTCGCGAAGCCCCGAGGCGATCTTGGAACTACGAGGCACTGCAATATGTGGTGGTCGTGCTCCGAATTACCTCGGCTACCCATATGGCCTGCTCCGCGTCGTCGAGCTCACGGGCAACCTGCTGCCCCTTAGCCCAGGCGCTCTGGAGCTCGTCGGGGGCATCGGTCGTATAGTCCTGGGCGCCTCCACCCGCAAGGCGGTACTCCAGCCACGCATACACCTGCTCTATTCCTGATTCTGGGTCGATCGGATCGTCCACTTTGCAAGTGGCGAAGACGCTAGAAGTGATAGCTGAGGCGACTCCTTGGGCCAAAGCCCAACGGCTTCCTTCAGAGATGTCGAACTCCGGGTCGAAGGTGCCAGCGACTTCCCGCTCGATCCCATCTTCGCCCCACACCGTTGAGCTCGACAGCGAGTAGTCCACGATTCTGGTAGGCAAATCGAGGTCCAACGGCAGCGTCGCAACCCGCGCATCGACCTCCTCCACAAGAGAGACGTACTTCTGGTGCTCCGGCCACAGGCAGTACGTGATGGTCCGGTCGATACACAGGGGTGCAGCCACAGGCGCACGGGGCGCGAGTACCGTGGTGTTCAGCATGGTAGTCACGACTAGAGCGAGCATCACCGCGAC
This sequence is a window from Sanguibacter antarcticus. Protein-coding genes within it:
- a CDS encoding IS1380 family transposase — encoded protein: MKTTVAYPRLNIVTSATSAVGQAGGVLLTETVRATGLDRALSTGLARWRKPTAFHDPGKVIVDLAVALALGGDALADVAVLRAEPGVYGAVASDPTVSRTIAALAADAPAALAAINTARAAARSAAWRLAGERAPDAGASAVDPLVIDLDATLVTAHSEKENAAPTFKRGFGFHPLCAFVDHGGAGTGEPLAIMLRPGNAGSNTAADHIAVLRDALAQLPGHGGRTRGSKKILVRTDGAGGTKTLIEWLTTHRLGYSVGFTLPGNTPDLLARIPETVWAPALDAHDEVRDGAWIAELTDLMDLTAWPAGMRVIVRKERPHPGAQLRFEDVDGMRITAFVTNTPAGQLADLELRHRRRARCEDRIRIAKDTGLRNLPLKAFAQNQIWCAIVALANDLLAWMGMLALTDHQARRWEPKRLRLRLFTIPAVIARTGRRTWLRLSNRAPWAALAAQAVQALRARPAPG
- a CDS encoding FRG domain-containing protein, translating into MTDPWPDWMTYESTTIKKAGIPRARRKTKVQAARDVLTAINGIALIGPTGGVVWRGQADISWRLQSKAARAGMTPAEVVKHETAMINEARIIGADGAQHMGDWEILAKMRHHGAATRLIDVTRDPLIALWFLCDDDAMVGGKSVRDQTGILLALQRESFRRINNPQKRDSYRELVSKGKDKARLMYSTPPIDPRIAAQRGSFLLHSHPVSEAESSMSELGDFTQPSTGNWMADSDDALEKICGPVMSTDRGPWCQGVEAMVALRSSSNFSRGV
- a CDS encoding recombinase family protein translates to MASIGYARVSTRDQILDGQLDQLRAGGCEKVFVEHASGVLAKRPALDDALAYLRGGDTLVVTKLDRLGRSVRNLKEVADGLELRGVGLKALSQGIDTTTPGGRLFFHMLAAIAEFEHDLIVERTQDGLAAARARGRVGGGRVKMTATKARQARAMYEEKTYTVQQIADTFGVSRGTIYRHLTHDTHPA
- a CDS encoding RNA polymerase sigma factor; this translates as MPDESAPGPMQVQTDVELWRAVIDGDSDSFAIIYDRHCDAAHRYLARRVSSRELSEDLLSIVFLEAWRSRATARLDSGSARPWILGIARMTLRRKARSEIRRRRAMDRVPQEPPQPDHADDVIEVLDRRAEATRVQAAFRALRQADQDVIETCLWQGLDYVSAATVLNIPVGTVKSRLSRARARLIARLDELDKEQR